The stretch of DNA GAAGGTCCTGCGCCGCGACAAACATCTGTGCGCATATTGCGGTGAGCACGCGGACACGTGGGATCACGTGATGCCGCAATCGCGCGGCGGCGGAAACACCTGGTTCAACTGCGTCGCGGCCTGCGGCCCCTGCAACTGGGACAAAGGCGACCTCACTCCCGAGGAGGCGGGCATCCGTCTGCTCTGGGAGCCGTACCGCCCGGCCTGGGCATAGCAACCGACTCCTCGCACCACCCCACGGCGGCCGCACTCCGCGGCGGCCGCACGATTCTGTGCGCGACCTGCTTCGCCACGACCATCGACGAGAGAAAGAGATCTACAGATGAACGAGTTCCCGGCCACGCTCCCCGGAGCGCGGGCCGACACCCTCATGTGGGCCGACCCGAACGTGGTCGAGCCGGCCGCCCTGGACCAGCTTCGCAACATCTCGAAGCTGCCGTGGGTGCACCGGCTCCGCGTGATGCCCGACGTCCACCTCGGCAAGGGCGCGACCGTCGGGTCGGTGATCGCCATGCGCGACGCCGTCTCACCGGCTGCCGTCGGCGTCGACATCGGCTGCGGCATGGCAGCGGTGCCGACGAACCTGACGGTGGACGACCTGCCCGACTCGCTCGCACCGCTGCGCAAGGGAATCGAGAACGCGGTACCTGTCGGCTTCGGCATGCACAAGAGCACCGCATCGGTGCTCCGGACCGACGAGCGGCTCAAGCGGGAAGCCGAGCGACTGTTCGGCTCCTTCGACCGGCTGCACGCGCCGAAGATCGCCGACCGCGAGACGCGTGCACACCGACAGGCGGGTTCGCTCGGCGGCGGCAACCACTTCATCGAGGTGTGCTCCGACGACCACGACCGCATCTGGCTGATGCTGCACTCGGGTTCGCGGAACATCGGCAAGGAACTCGCCGAACGGCACGTGGCGACCGCGAAGACCCTCGAGCACAACCTCGATCTGCCCGACCGGGATCTGGCCGTGTTCCTGGCGGGCACCGACGAGATGGACGCCTACCTGCACGATCTGTACTGGGCGCAGGACTACGCGCGACTCAACCGGGCGACGATGCTCGCGATGGTCAAGACCGTTGTCCGCGAGCACTTCCCGACCGTCGAGTTCCGCGACGAGGTGCAGTGTCATCACAACTACGTCGCCCGGGAGACCTACGAGGGCGTGGATGTGATCGTCACCCGCAAGGGTGCGATCCGCGCGGGTTCGGGCGACCTCGGGCTCATCCCGGGGTCGATGGGCACCGGTTCGTTCGTGGTCCGAGGACTCGGCAACGAGCAGGGCCTCTGCTCGGCGTCGCACGGTGCCGGACGGCGCATGTCGCGGAACAAGGCGCGCCGCTCGTTCACCGTCGACGACCTCGCGGTCCAGACCGCGGGGGTCGAGTGCCGCAAAGACGGTGGCGTCCTCGACGAGATCCCCGGTGCGTACAAGGATCTGCAGTCGGTGATCGACGCGCAGACGACCGGCTCGTCGCCGCTCGTGGAGGTCGTGACCCGGCTCTCGACGCTGCTCTGTGTGAAGGGCTGACGACCGGCGCAGACATCGGAAATGAGGTGGACGACGTCACCGGCCGGTGTTTGACTGGTCCAATGCTCGTGACCGTCTCGACCACTCACCGCCCGGCGACCGACCTCGGCTACCTGCTGCACAAGCATCCCGATCGGGTGCAACGGTTCGCGGAGCAGTCGGGAACGGCGACGGTGTTCTACCCGGAGGCCTCCGCCGAGCGGTGCACGGCGGTCCTGATGCTCGAGGTGGACCCGGTCGCCCTGGTTCGGTCGCGCGGACGACGTTCGCCGGACTTCGCACTCGCCCAGTACGTGAACGATCGGCCGTACGCCGCGTCGTCGCTGCTGGCGGTGGCTCTCGGCAGGGTGTTCCGCACCGCGCGTGCCGGTCGGTGCGACTCACGCCAGGATCTCGCCGATTCGGCGATCCCACTGGAGATCACGGTCCCGGTGCTGCCGTGCCGGGACGGCGCCGAGTTCGCCGAGCGGATCTTCGCCCCGCTCGGCTGGAGCGTCGACGCGACACCGATCGCCCTCGACGACGATTTCCCCGACTGGGGCGAGTCCCGCTGTCTCGCCGTGACACTGCGCGGCGAGACGCGACTCGCCGACGCGCTCAACCAGTTGTACGTGCTGCTGCCCGCGTTCGACGAGTCGAAGCACTACTGGCAGTCGGACGACGAGGTCGACAAACTGATCTCGGCGGGCGGCGAGTGGTTGCGGAGTCACCCGTCCCGGGAGGCGATCGTCGACCGGTACCTTGCTCGTACGGGCGGACTGAAGACCGTCGCCCGCGTTCGACTCGACGAACTCGACGACGCTCCCGCCGAGACCGAGATCGAGGCGCCCGAGCCGGAGCATCGCGCGCCGTTGAACGTCCGACGCCATCGGGCGGTCCTGGGCGAGGTCGCTCGACTGGCTCCGTCGTCGTTGATCGACCTGGGCTGCGGCTCGGGTCAGTTCCTCTCGAAAGTGCTGCGCGGCACCGATATCGGCCGCGTCGCGGGATGCGACGTGTCGATACGCGAACTCAAGCGGGCCGCCGATCGGATGCACGTCGACGAGATGACTGAGCGGCAGTCCGCGCGCTTGGACCTGTTCCAGTCGGCGCTGACGTACACCGATCCGCGGATCGCCGGATTCGACGTCGCCGTGCTGATGGAGGTGATCGAGCATCTCGATGCGACCCGCCTCGCGGCGCTCGAGCACACGGTGTTCGCCACGGCGCGCCCCGACTCGGTTCTCGTGACCACACCGAACAGCGAGTACAACGTGCTCTACCCCGACTTGACCGGCATGCGTCACCGCGACCACCGTTTCGAGTGGACGCGCGCCGAGTTCGCGGCGTGGGCCGAACGCGTCGCCGACCACCACGGCTATCGTGTGCGCTTCGTCGGCATCGGCGACGTCGACGCGGACCTCGGCGGCCCTACCCAGATGGCGGTGTTCACCCGTGGCTGAGATCAGCATCCCCGCAACAGGACTCGTCCTTCTCGTCGGTTCGTCCGGATCGGGGAAGTCGACGTTCGCCGCGCGACACTTCGCGCCGACCGAGGTCGTGTCGAGCGATGTGTGCCGAGGCCTCGTCGCCGACGACGAGAACGATCTCGCGGCCACGCCTGACGCGTTCGACCTGCTGCACCACCTGGTCGGCATCCGACTGCGCCGCGGCCGGATGACCGTCGTCGACGCGACCAATGTGCAGCCGTCGGCGCGCGCCGGCCTGATCAAGGTCGCGAAAGACCACGACGTCCTCGTCGACGCCGTGATCCTCGACGTGCCCGAGGCGGTCGCCGTGGAGCGCACCCTCGCCCGCGACGACAGGGATTTCGGCGCATCGGTGATCCGCCGACAGCGGGCCGACCTGAAACGGTCCCTGAAGCGCGTGCGCAAGGAGGGCTTCCGTCGCGTGCACCACCTGCGCGGGGTCGAGGAGATCGACGCCGTGACCTTCCGCCGCGAGAAGTCGTGGAACGACCGCTCCGAGCTGACCGGGCCGTTCGACGTGATCGGCGACGTCCACGGCTGCGCGAGCGAGCTGTGCGCGCTGCTGTCCGCGCTCGGTTGGCGCATCGAGTACGACGGAGGTCTCGCCGTCTCCGCGCACCACCCGGATTCTCGGACCGCGGTGTTCGTGGGTGATCTCGTCGACCGCGGGCCCGACACCCCGGGCGTGCTGCGCCTGGTGATGGGAATGGTCGCCTCGGGTGCGGCACTGTGCGTGACGGGCAATCACGACGACAAGCTGTCGCGGGCGCTCAAGGGCCGCAAGGTGACCGTCTCGCACGGCCTCACCGAGTCGCTGGCTCAGCTCGACGACCTCGGCGACGACGACTTCCGCTCCCGCGCAGGCGCATTCCTCGACGGATTGATCAGCCACTATGTGCTCGACGGCGGACGGCTCGTCGTCGCGCACGCCGGTCTGACCGAGCGGTTCCACGGACGGTCGTCGGCTCGGGTGCGCGCGTTCGCGCTCTACGGCGACACCACCGGCGAGACCGACGAGTTCGGGCTGCCGGTGCGCTATCCGTGGGCACAGGACTATCGCGGATCCGCGGCAGTGGTCTACGGTCACACGCCGACGCCGACGCCGGAGTGGGTCAACAACACGATCTGCATCGACACCGGCGCGGTGTTCGGCGGCGAGCTCACCGCGCTGCGCTATCCGGAGCGAGAGTTGGTCGCGGTGCCTGCCGAGCGGGAGTGGTACGCGCCGAGCAGGCCGCCGGGCCCCGCGACCGAGCCGCGCGACCCGGGAGTGCTGCAGATCGGCGACGTCATGGGCACTCAGTGGATCGACAGCCCCCGCGTCGGAAAGGTCAAGGTCCCGGAATCCAACGCTGCTGCGGCGTTGGAGGTGATGAGCCGCTTCGCGGTGGATCCGCGGTGGCTGGTGTATCTGCCGCCGACCATGTCGCCCGCATCGACGTCGGCGGTCGACGGCTTCCTGGAGTATCCGGAGTCGGCGTTCGACGACTACCTCGGGTGGGGCGTGAACAGGGTGATCTGCGAGGAGAAGCACATGGGATCCCGCGCGATTGCCGTGCTCGCGGCCGATCCCGACGTCGCCCGGGCGCGCTTCGGCGTCACCGACGGCTCGTCGGGAGCCGTCTACACACGGACCGGGCGTTCGTTCTTCGACGACACCTCCGACCTCGTCGGCCGGCTCCGGACCGCCGTCGAACCGTTGTTCGGAGCGCTCGAGACCGACTGGTTGGTGCTCGACTGCGAGATCCTCCCCTGGTCGGCGAAGGCCCTGCCGTTGATCAAGGCACAGTACGCGTCGGTCGGCGCGGCCGCGCTCGGCGCGTTGCCCGCGGCGCAGTCGTTGCTCGCGCAGGCCTCGGCGCGCGGGCTGGACGTCGCAGACCTGGCCGAGCGCACCGATCGGCGAACCGACCACGCGCGGGCGTTCCGCAGCGCGTACGCCGCCTACTGCGAGCGCGGTGAGCAGCGGATCCGCGTCGCGCCGTTCCAGATCCTGGCCGGACAGGGCCGGGTGTTCGGCGACTCACGCAGCCACGAGTGGCACATGAGCGAGTTGGCGGCGCTCGACGATCCGCTGATCACACGCACTCGGCACCGCGTCGTCGATCTGACGTCGACCGACGACCGCGCTGCGGCGACGCAGTGGTGGCTCGATCTGACCGAGGCCGGCGGCGAGGGCATGGTGGTCAAACCCGCCGATGTCGTGTCGCCCCGGATCCAGCCGGGTCTCAAGGTCCGCGGACGGGAGTACCTGCGAATCATCTACGGCCCGGACTACACCGACTCCCTCGCGACGCTGCGCTCCCGCGACCTCGGGCGGAAACGGTCGATGGCGACCCGCGAGCACGGCCTCGGGCTGGACGCGCTCACCGCGTTCGTCGAGCGAAGACCCCTGTGGGAGATGCACCGGAACGTGTTCGGTGTGTTGGCGTTG from Gordonia humi encodes:
- a CDS encoding polynucleotide kinase-phosphatase; this translates as MAEISIPATGLVLLVGSSGSGKSTFAARHFAPTEVVSSDVCRGLVADDENDLAATPDAFDLLHHLVGIRLRRGRMTVVDATNVQPSARAGLIKVAKDHDVLVDAVILDVPEAVAVERTLARDDRDFGASVIRRQRADLKRSLKRVRKEGFRRVHHLRGVEEIDAVTFRREKSWNDRSELTGPFDVIGDVHGCASELCALLSALGWRIEYDGGLAVSAHHPDSRTAVFVGDLVDRGPDTPGVLRLVMGMVASGAALCVTGNHDDKLSRALKGRKVTVSHGLTESLAQLDDLGDDDFRSRAGAFLDGLISHYVLDGGRLVVAHAGLTERFHGRSSARVRAFALYGDTTGETDEFGLPVRYPWAQDYRGSAAVVYGHTPTPTPEWVNNTICIDTGAVFGGELTALRYPERELVAVPAEREWYAPSRPPGPATEPRDPGVLQIGDVMGTQWIDSPRVGKVKVPESNAAAALEVMSRFAVDPRWLVYLPPTMSPASTSAVDGFLEYPESAFDDYLGWGVNRVICEEKHMGSRAIAVLAADPDVARARFGVTDGSSGAVYTRTGRSFFDDTSDLVGRLRTAVEPLFGALETDWLVLDCEILPWSAKALPLIKAQYASVGAAALGALPAAQSLLAQASARGLDVADLAERTDRRTDHARAFRSAYAAYCERGEQRIRVAPFQILAGQGRVFGDSRSHEWHMSELAALDDPLITRTRHRVVDLTSTDDRAAATQWWLDLTEAGGEGMVVKPADVVSPRIQPGLKVRGREYLRIIYGPDYTDSLATLRSRDLGRKRSMATREHGLGLDALTAFVERRPLWEMHRNVFGVLALESEAVDPRL
- a CDS encoding RtcB family protein, translating into MNEFPATLPGARADTLMWADPNVVEPAALDQLRNISKLPWVHRLRVMPDVHLGKGATVGSVIAMRDAVSPAAVGVDIGCGMAAVPTNLTVDDLPDSLAPLRKGIENAVPVGFGMHKSTASVLRTDERLKREAERLFGSFDRLHAPKIADRETRAHRQAGSLGGGNHFIEVCSDDHDRIWLMLHSGSRNIGKELAERHVATAKTLEHNLDLPDRDLAVFLAGTDEMDAYLHDLYWAQDYARLNRATMLAMVKTVVREHFPTVEFRDEVQCHHNYVARETYEGVDVIVTRKGAIRAGSGDLGLIPGSMGTGSFVVRGLGNEQGLCSASHGAGRRMSRNKARRSFTVDDLAVQTAGVECRKDGGVLDEIPGAYKDLQSVIDAQTTGSSPLVEVVTRLSTLLCVKG
- a CDS encoding 3' terminal RNA ribose 2'-O-methyltransferase Hen1: MLVTVSTTHRPATDLGYLLHKHPDRVQRFAEQSGTATVFYPEASAERCTAVLMLEVDPVALVRSRGRRSPDFALAQYVNDRPYAASSLLAVALGRVFRTARAGRCDSRQDLADSAIPLEITVPVLPCRDGAEFAERIFAPLGWSVDATPIALDDDFPDWGESRCLAVTLRGETRLADALNQLYVLLPAFDESKHYWQSDDEVDKLISAGGEWLRSHPSREAIVDRYLARTGGLKTVARVRLDELDDAPAETEIEAPEPEHRAPLNVRRHRAVLGEVARLAPSSLIDLGCGSGQFLSKVLRGTDIGRVAGCDVSIRELKRAADRMHVDEMTERQSARLDLFQSALTYTDPRIAGFDVAVLMEVIEHLDATRLAALEHTVFATARPDSVLVTTPNSEYNVLYPDLTGMRHRDHRFEWTRAEFAAWAERVADHHGYRVRFVGIGDVDADLGGPTQMAVFTRG